Proteins encoded together in one Calditrichota bacterium window:
- a CDS encoding tail fiber domain-containing protein — translation MKTAILLLLLAAGQLFAVPQLVNYQGSLTATDGSPIDSTLSMTIRLYDAATNGTVLWTEVHPTVQVSSGLFHVMLGSLTPLGDLFASPRWIGISIGEDGEMTPREQIVTVAHAYRVGTVDGASGGTITGFVKVTEKVSVGSLHSVGGSNSLVVGLGNGTTASNTFSSGTGNSVQGANGSITGGSDNSLSGLSSTIGGGEENHLDADYASIVGGQVNEVYGSHGIVGGGTANYVEGSHAAILGGYSNDATANYTSVVGGYSNEATGTGSSVGGGGFNRARGGYSTIAGGGGATAADSNYATQAFSTIGGGTKNTSDGYSSVVSGGRENTAHGLYSTVSGGRLNIADSTFATIGGGYNNKAFHYASTVGGGYDNVADTSFSVIGGGYSHTASGYATTIAGGYNNNAQLSYSSVGGGYGQDASGYASTVAGGYSNSASGIYSSVSGGTLNDAAGGEATVGGGYSNSAADCCAVVGGGRNNLAEGRMSVVAGGGGYTSDYGNRAMTDWATIAGGRQNLAEGAFSFIGAGEGNRASGTSTVVCGGKDNSALFAYCTVGGGDSNRIANNRLASTISGGKYNSIRGDYSVIAGGGGYWPQDSNYVSGNYSVVPGGTRNYVEGDYSFAAGRRAHTIDDGCFLWADANDDDLETWRNNQFLVRCSGGAVFFSDAAMTTGVELVPGGGFWAGSSDSTLKTNIRMADSRAILEKLTSLPIKEWRYKAEDPASNHIGPMAQDFYAAFGYGINNTKISTIDPDGIALAAIQELAKQNAELRAEIDALKEKIK, via the coding sequence ATGAAAACCGCGATATTATTGCTCTTGCTCGCGGCGGGGCAACTTTTCGCCGTGCCGCAATTGGTAAATTACCAAGGTTCTTTGACAGCGACTGACGGATCCCCGATTGACTCGACGTTGTCGATGACGATTCGATTGTATGATGCCGCCACAAACGGCACCGTACTCTGGACAGAAGTCCATCCAACCGTTCAGGTATCGAGCGGACTGTTTCATGTGATGCTTGGGTCACTTACTCCGCTGGGCGATTTGTTCGCCAGTCCGCGCTGGATTGGCATCTCGATTGGCGAAGACGGCGAAATGACTCCGCGCGAACAAATTGTCACCGTGGCACACGCATACCGCGTTGGCACGGTGGATGGCGCGAGCGGCGGGACGATTACGGGATTTGTGAAAGTCACCGAAAAAGTATCCGTTGGCTCATTACACTCGGTTGGTGGAAGCAATAGTCTTGTTGTTGGACTCGGAAACGGAACGACTGCGTCGAATACCTTCTCGTCAGGAACAGGCAACAGCGTTCAAGGCGCAAATGGTTCGATCACCGGCGGCTCTGACAATTCTCTTAGCGGATTGAGCAGCACCATCGGAGGCGGCGAGGAAAACCACTTGGATGCCGACTATGCCTCTATTGTCGGCGGTCAAGTAAATGAAGTGTATGGCTCGCATGGAATCGTCGGTGGTGGTACCGCAAACTATGTTGAGGGCTCACATGCAGCGATTTTGGGCGGATATAGCAATGACGCAACTGCAAATTACACATCGGTTGTTGGAGGTTATTCCAATGAAGCGACCGGAACCGGTTCTTCGGTTGGCGGGGGAGGCTTTAATCGCGCACGAGGAGGATATAGCACAATTGCAGGAGGGGGTGGTGCGACAGCAGCAGATTCAAATTATGCGACTCAGGCATTCTCGACAATTGGAGGCGGAACAAAGAACACATCTGATGGTTATTCGTCCGTGGTTAGCGGCGGACGCGAAAATACGGCACATGGTCTATACAGCACCGTGAGCGGGGGGCGACTGAATATTGCGGATTCGACTTTTGCAACCATTGGAGGCGGGTACAACAACAAAGCATTCCATTATGCTTCAACAGTAGGTGGAGGGTATGACAACGTCGCTGACACGAGTTTCTCGGTAATTGGCGGGGGATACAGTCACACTGCAAGCGGCTATGCCACGACGATAGCGGGAGGATACAACAACAACGCCCAACTGAGCTATTCGAGTGTCGGGGGAGGCTATGGTCAAGATGCAAGCGGCTATGCCTCAACCGTCGCGGGGGGATACAGCAACAGTGCCTCTGGCATTTATTCATCAGTCAGCGGAGGTACACTTAATGATGCCGCAGGCGGTGAAGCAACTGTGGGAGGCGGCTATTCCAATTCGGCCGCCGATTGCTGTGCAGTCGTGGGTGGAGGGCGAAACAATTTGGCCGAAGGGCGTATGAGTGTAGTAGCCGGAGGCGGAGGCTACACTTCTGACTATGGCAACAGGGCGATGACAGATTGGGCCACAATCGCAGGTGGAAGACAGAACCTCGCAGAAGGCGCATTCTCGTTTATCGGAGCGGGTGAAGGCAATCGGGCCAGTGGCACGAGCACTGTCGTATGCGGAGGAAAAGACAATTCTGCATTGTTTGCCTATTGCACGGTCGGAGGTGGAGACAGCAATCGAATTGCGAACAATAGACTTGCTTCAACTATCAGCGGCGGCAAGTATAATTCCATCAGAGGTGACTACAGCGTAATAGCCGGCGGTGGCGGGTACTGGCCGCAGGACAGCAATTATGTCAGCGGCAACTACTCGGTTGTGCCCGGCGGAACCCGCAACTATGTTGAAGGTGATTACTCATTCGCGGCGGGTCGCAGAGCGCATACGATTGACGACGGCTGTTTCCTGTGGGCGGATGCCAACGACGACGATTTGGAAACATGGCGCAACAATCAGTTTCTCGTGCGCTGCTCGGGCGGAGCAGTCTTCTTCTCGGACGCTGCGATGACAACGGGAGTTGAGTTAGTTCCCGGCGGAGGCTTTTGGGCAGGCAGCAGTGACTCGACTTTGAAAACGAACATTCGCATGGCGGATTCCCGTGCAATTCTCGAAAAACTGACGTCACTTCCGATCAAGGAGTGGCGCTACAAAGCTGAAGATCCAGCTTCGAACCACATTGGCCCGATGGCACAAGATTTCTATGCGGCATTCGGATATGGAATTAACAACACGAAGATCTCGACCATTGATCCCGACGGCATCGCGCTGGCGGCGATTCAGGAATTGGCGAAACAGAATGCGGAACTTCGCGCGGAAATTGACGCACTAAAGGAGAAGATCAAGTAG